A window of Komagataeibacter medellinensis NBRC 3288 contains these coding sequences:
- a CDS encoding glycerophosphodiester phosphodiesterase family protein — protein MLTRRQTITGTLMGMSLLLTRNAHAAPSLAPVPLLMAHRGASALRPEHTLAAYARAIMDGADYIEPDLVPTRDGVLIARHESNIAATTDVATHAEFASRRRTQTIDGMEETGWFTTDFTLAELKTLRAKERLPTVRAHNTRYDGHFDILTFEEVIDFVAAEAAARGRVIGLIPEIKNSTHFHKLGHIPEETFLRVIAAHEYTRFCPLEVQSFETANLRALHGRVQTINPQARLMFLMGERTQHVPDTLGTSRPLTFGDLMSAEGLAGVRQYADVIGPSNTDIIPRDATGAWLEPTTLIDDAHRAGLLVHSYTFRPENRFLPAQLRDDRGDDARNPRGSIAEIQRMLNMGLDGFFTDDPAIGRAALRG, from the coding sequence ATGCTAACACGCAGACAGACCATAACAGGCACTCTTATGGGCATGAGCCTGCTCCTTACGCGCAATGCCCATGCGGCCCCTTCGCTGGCACCGGTGCCACTGCTCATGGCACACCGTGGCGCTTCGGCGCTTCGGCCTGAACACACGCTGGCGGCCTATGCGCGCGCCATCATGGACGGGGCCGACTATATCGAGCCTGATCTGGTGCCCACCCGTGATGGCGTGCTGATCGCCCGCCATGAAAGCAACATCGCCGCCACGACGGATGTTGCAACCCATGCCGAGTTCGCCTCCCGCCGCCGCACCCAGACCATTGATGGCATGGAGGAGACCGGCTGGTTCACCACCGACTTCACCCTGGCTGAACTCAAGACCCTGCGCGCAAAAGAACGCCTGCCCACGGTGCGCGCGCACAACACCCGTTATGACGGGCATTTCGATATCCTGACCTTTGAGGAAGTCATCGATTTTGTCGCAGCCGAAGCCGCAGCCCGCGGGCGCGTGATCGGACTGATACCCGAGATCAAGAATTCCACCCATTTCCACAAGTTGGGCCACATACCAGAAGAAACATTCCTGCGCGTGATCGCGGCCCACGAATACACGCGTTTCTGCCCGCTTGAAGTACAGTCCTTCGAGACCGCAAACCTGCGCGCACTGCACGGCAGGGTGCAGACCATCAACCCGCAGGCCCGCCTGATGTTCCTGATGGGGGAACGCACGCAGCATGTACCCGACACGCTGGGCACATCCCGCCCCCTGACCTTCGGCGACCTGATGAGCGCTGAAGGGCTGGCGGGCGTACGCCAGTATGCCGATGTGATCGGGCCATCCAATACCGACATCATTCCGCGTGACGCCACCGGGGCATGGCTTGAGCCAACCACACTGATTGATGACGCACACCGGGCCGGGCTGCTGGTCCATTCCTATACCTTTCGGCCCGAAAACCGTTTCCTGCCCGCCCAACTGCGCGATGACCGTGGCGATGATGCCCGCAACCCACGCGGCTCCATTGCCGAAATCCAGCGCATGCTGAACATGGGACTGGACGGGTTCTTTACCGATGACCCGGCTATCGGGCGCGCGGCCTTGCGCGGTTAG